One Pararge aegeria chromosome 1, ilParAegt1.1, whole genome shotgun sequence genomic region harbors:
- the LOC120623915 gene encoding F-box only protein 33, whose product MSVGWGGLPLLPLRCVLDHLSTEDSLAALSTCRHWRSAVLLYEGRKDTLKLRVKHLEKNLFLTRLFRKYTRKLHIYIDSCGEELDNFMNYVLPQFFDTQKLQELVFIGPTYILQSPNTPVAKLNRIITESLMFKNMHCLQKLSLLGCEMGTVKNENGRYTHKNVEYYSRPLSFNSIPSPNDTVLSRCNAGMMTFFTLQQIVLDYDRMSTETLETLSELSQMSKLTLNIGLRRPLALPTIDWRRANRNLRVALNVISAPQKLFNELMDKVLIAELPLASLKVMFCKTLHADVLQRVVRLYKETLRELVWADAPYDSADMFHRIIKQQRDADMITMCNVNPLILLCWQCTHLQRLVIHGYWVWQYDLLGFVRLRKSLEELEISAIYNKQTRFSSAICSDNVVRVLARDTQKPLDTEFVQQVNLFTEFSWSPVSWEHLHPALRPRPSAEHRADYVLQEVNRTF is encoded by the exons ATGTCGGTGGGATGGGGCGGTCTGCCTCTCCTCCCACTCAGATGCGTGCTGGATCATCTGAGCACGGAGGACTCACTTGCTGCACTGTCCACCTGCCGCCACTGGCGTAGTGCTGTCCTGTTATATGAAGGACGAAA GGACACACTGAAGCTTCGGGTGAAGCATCTAGAAAAGAACCTTTTCCTGACCCGGCTTTTCAGGAAGTACACGAGGAAACTGCACATTTACATCGACAGCTGCGGGGAGGAACTGGACAACTTTATGAACTATGTGCTGCCGCA GTTTTTTGACACGCAAAAGTTACAAGAGCTGGTGTTCATCGGGCCGACCTATATTCTACAGAGCCCTAATACACCAGTCGCGAAACTAAATCG aataatTACCGAGAGCTTAATGTTCAAAAATATGCACTGCTTGCAAAAGCTGTCTCTACTGGGTTGTGAAATGGGAACGGTGAAGAACGAGAACGGTAGATATACA CACAAAAATGTGGAGTATTATTCGAGGCCGCTGTCCTTCAACTCGATACCTTCGCCCAACGACACCGTCCTGTCCCGTTGTAACGCCGGTATGATGACGTTCTTTACATTGCAA CAAATAGTTCTAGATTACGATCGAATGAGTACGGAAACTCTAGAGACGCTTTCCGAACTGAGTCAAATGTCAAAATTGACTCTAAACATCGGGCTCCGGCGACCTCTGGCGTTGCCCACAATAGACTGGCGCCGCGCGAACAGGAATCTACGGGTGGCTTTAAATGTT ATATCTGCACCACAGAAACTGTTCAATGAACTCATGGATAAAGTTCTCATAGCAGAACTACCGTTAGCTTCTTTGAAAGTCATGTTTTGTAAAACT CTTCACGCGGACGTGCTACAACGGGTGGTGCGGTTGTACAAGGAGACGCTACGGGAGCTGGTGTGGGCGGACGCGCCCTACGACTCCGCGGACATGTTCCACCGGATCATCAAGCAGCAGAGGGACGCCGATATG ATCACCATGTGTAATGTGAACCCACTGATATTGCTGTGCTGGCAGTGTACACATCTACAAAGGCTTGTAATTCACG GCTATTGGGTGTGGCAGTACGATCTCCTGGGTTTCGTCCGCCTCCGCAAGTCACTGGAGGAGCTGGAAATCTCCGCGATTTACAACAAACAGACCCGCTTCAGCTCCGCGATATGCAGCGACAACGTCGTGCGCGTTCTGGCCAGGGACACGCAGAAACCTCTCGACACTGAATTCGTGCAG CAAGTGAACTTGTTCACGGAGTTCTCGTGGTCGCCGGTGTCGTGGGAGCACTTGCACCCCGCCCTACGTCCGCGCCCCTCAGCTGAGCACCGCGCCGACTACGTCTTGCAAGAAGTCAACCGCAC GTTCTAA
- the LOC120623936 gene encoding uncharacterized protein LOC120623936: MSSSSRKKCLRSQTRETIAKVYEFLKIDARDILELVSDPVCSASPILISKLSEHLNSVRKRTAMAVGVSERTVTNILAEGKESDSKFKSPHKDRKKRLKKLELDNFNVDVIRSTIQNYHLEHRELPTLLKLKRIFQDKLNYDGSISTLRTALLKLGYKWRKTVDNRRVIIERHDILKLRFSYLKNLLRYRQENRCIVYTDESYILTNHVQNKGWGNKDGPPLKRNLSKGQRIIIVHAGSEQGFVPNALLTYKANSVSGDYHSNMNAENYEKWLKERLVPNLPPNSVVVLDNASYHNVQNDRAPNSNSKKIEMQRWLTEKNIAFNQDMKKIELYDLIKKNKENYICYKIDDILQRYGIKVLRLPPYHPELNPIENVWGILKNYIASRNVDQNVTEIMKLINECLSQIDEGMWGNTCRHVQKKEEEYYRHFDMESEFIINLDESSESENSSFDFSSSDSE, encoded by the exons ATGTCTAGTTCTTCacggaaaaaatgtttaaggagtcag actCGAGAAACCATTGCTAAGGTATACGAATTTCTGAAAATAGATGCGAGAGATATATTGGAACTAGTAAGTGATCCAGTTTGCAGTGCAagtccaattttaatatcgaaactaagtgaacatttaaataGCGTACGGAAAAGAACAGCAATGGCAGTGGGGGTATCAGAGAGAACAGTTACTAATATATTGGCTGAAGGAAAAGAATCTGACTCTAAGTTTAAATCTCCGCATAAAGAccgtaaaaaacgtttaaagaagttagaattagacaactttaacgttgatgttatacgttccactattcaaaattaccatttagaacATCGTGAGTTACCTACCTTGCTAAAGTTGAAAAGAATATTTCAAGATAAACTTAACTATGATGGAAGTATTTCGACTCTGCGTACAGCTTTGTTAAAGTTGGGATACAAATGGCGAAAAACTGTGGATAACAGACGTGTTATTATAGAGCGGCATGACATCCTAAAACTACGATTTTCctacctaaaaaatttactcagaTACCGTCAAGAAAATCGGTGTATCGTATATACAGATGAGAGCTATATCTTAACTAATCATGTTCAAAACAAAGGATGGGGTAATAAAGATGGACCACCTTTAAAGAGAAACCTGTCGAAAGGACAAAGAATTATCATTGTGCATGCTGGTTCAGAACAAGGTTTCGTACCTAACGCACTATTGACATACAAAGCAAATAGTGTTTCTGGTGATTACCATTCTAACATGAACGCGGAAAACTATGAAAAGTGGCTAAAAGAACGTCTAGTACCGAATCTTCCACCTAACTCTGTGGTTGTGCTTGATAATGCCTCATACCATAACGTTCAAAATGACAGAGCCCCAAATtcgaattccaaaaaaatagaaatgcagagatggctgacagaaaaaaatatagcttttaatcaagatatgaaaaaaattgaactgtatgatttgattaaaaaaaataaagaaaactatatcTGTTACAAGATTGATGACATACTTCAGCGATATGGCATAAAAGTTCTTCGATTGCCACCATATCATCCTGAACTAAACCCCATAGAAAATGTGtggggaattttaaaaaattatattgcttcgCGTAATGTCGACCAAAATGTGACGGAAATAATGAAActcataaatgaatgtttaagtcAAATTGATGAAGGGATGTGGGGTAATACTTGTCGacatgtacaaaagaaagaagaagaatactatAGACATTTTGACATGGAGTCAGAATTCATAATTAACCTTGATGAGAGCAGCGAATCCGAAAATTCATCATTTGATTTTTCAAGTAGCGATTCAGAataa